The Paenibacillus sp. 481 DNA window AAGTATCTTGCATATACTTTGTGGTAATGCTTCTCGACAAAAGCAAACTCAATGATAGCTTTAGCTCCTTCAGTGGCATATCCTTTACCCCAATATTCCTCACCTATCCAATAGGCAAGTTCGCCATTTTTGTGTATTTGGTTATTTGACAGTGCTATCGCTCCATAAAGCTCATTTGTTCGTTTATCCGAAATGGCAAACTCATATAATTTATTATCGTTAAAATGATCCTCATGTGTTTGAATCCATGATAATGCACATTCAAGGGGGTAAGGATAAGGTAGAGTCAATGTACTTTTGTAAATATTATAATTATTGCAGAACTCATACACACGCTGTGCATCAGAACATTCAAATGGTCTTAGCATCAACCTGTCGGTAGTAATTGTTCTTTTTTCATGATTATACATCGTGTTACCTCCTCTAATTAGAACTTTCGCTGGACAATACACATGCTAATACACTATAAGCACCTCTATTATTTTACATTTTTTTCTAATAAAAAGAATCTCCCTGTTGAATAAAGAGTATTTTCGAAATTGTATAACCATGGAAAGAAGCCGTCAACTGTAATTATTATCGGACTCGAAGCAAGTAAAAAAGAAATGTGCAAGCGAAAAAACCGTCCCTAAGAGACGGTTCATGGTTTAGTCGTTAATGGCCTGATTGACCGCTGTCCAGAATTCCTGAAAAATGGGAGACGGTTCGGCAGAATCCATCATACGTTGCGTTAACAAAATGCCAATCCATTCATTTTTAGGGTCGATATACGCACTCGTGCCTGTACCGCCGCTCCAGCCAAAGATACCTGCCTCAAACCAACGGGTACGCTCAACGGTAACGCCCACTCCCATCCCCCAACTACCTCCGTCGTCCAGAAGCAGCCGATTGTTTAGTCTCTGACTCGGAGTCAAATGGCTTGATCCCAGCATCTCCACCGCAGAACGGGATAGGATACGTCCACCCTCGAACGTCCCTTTGTTAAGTAGCATGTTGTAGAAAGCCAAATAATCGTCCACTGTTGATACGAGTCCAGAAGAACCAGACGAGAATACAGACGGAGCTAGCCAACGGCTGCTCGTTGGTTCGTCGTGAATGGCCAAACCTCCCGTTGCCCAATCCGTCTCATAGCTGGCCGGCAAACGATGCAACTGCTCAGCTGACACTGCGAACGCCGTATCCTTCATACGAAGCGGCTCGAAAATATGTTCGTGCATAAATGTTGCAAGCGATTGTGCGGACGCTCGCGCGATCAAAATGCCAAGGATATCAATGCCCGTGTCATACATCCATTCCTCGCCGGGATGATGAATTAAGGGCAAGCTGCCAAGTCGCTTCATCCATTCATCAGGCGGCAGCAAGGGAAGGTTAGGACCCGGTGCAATGCCTGCCTCTTCCATTGCGCGTTGGATAGGTGTACTGCCTGGAGGCTTCAAGACAAGCCCGATACCTGTCTTAAGCGTCAACAAATCACGCGTTGTGATCGGCCGTTGGGCAGGCACGGTATCATCGAGCGGCCCGTCGGGGTGTCGCAGTACCTTGCGTTCCGAGAGCTCGGGCAGCCAGCGGTCTATAGGCTCATCCAGCGTCAATCGACCCTGTTCAGCGAGAATCAGCGCCGCGACCGCCGTAACTGGCTTCGTAAGTGAAGCCATGCGAAATATCGCGTCTCGTGTGATCGGACGATCAGACGCTACATCCATCGTTCCGATTGCTTCAACGTAAGTTTCCCCTCTTCGGCTTACCGCATAGACGACGCCTGGCAATGCCCCACGTTCCACGTGAGAAGCAATTGCAGTCCGCAATCGCGCAAGTCTCTCTTGCGACCATGCTTGTTTCAACATTTTGCAGCACCTCCACCTGTATTCTACCTTTCATCTTAGCACCAGATTATCATTTTTTCGTTTGGTTTGTATGTACGCAACAAGTAACCGCGTTATACGCGGTTCAGCTTGTCGAGAAATCTCTGTTTGTTAAGAGGACGGTCTCTCTTCATTGAGATAACGGCAGGCAGCTTCACACTTATCGGTTGGTAGCCGGTTGGTAGTCGGTTGATCCCGTGTGCCCTAACCATTGGTGATCAGCTGATTCGCTGTGCCTCCTTTCCTAACGGTCGCCACAGTTGTTATTTCAGCGAATATGAACCCATTCCAAATGTAACGGTTATGATGGCGCTTATTACGATGAAAACAGCTAGGTTTTGAATGAAATTGGAGAAATAAGCCCATCTATAACCGTTAGAAATCAAACCGAGGTAAATCTGGCGATATAGCCACTATGGCAACCGTTAAGAACTAACTTTACTTTCTCGACAGCTATTTTTACATTCTTTTATTTTCATACGACACCGCGTTAATATTATGTAATATAAAGAAATAAGTCAGTTTAGGAAGGTGTTCACATATGCTGCGTTCCAATCGTGTGAAGCAACAGTCCTTTAAATTTGTTTTATTTGAAGAATTGGTTCCTCAAGATCATCTGCTTCGTAAAGTGGTAGTTTACCTACGATGCGGAGCGAAATCTTTACCTTTGCTCTGCAAAATATGAGCTTTATTACCGCACAACAAATTGCGAGGGATATCGTCAGTATGCATCTGATCCTCAATACTGTAGGAAATGCCCGTTGTTAGCGGAATGCACTCGATCTCGTAACCACCAGAAGGTGGTGACTCGTCATGTCTGGGAAGGCAGCAAGGAGTGGGTATGTACAAACCGTCTAAGTCGATCCGGCAAATATTTATACTGAGAACGAAAGGAACGATTGAGCGAAGCTTCGCGGATACTAAAGAGCTCCATGGGTTTCGCTATTGCCGTTCGCGTGGGATGCAGAACGGCAGGGAACAAGCCCTGATGACAGCAGCCGTGCAGAACATGAAGAAGATGGCGATCTACCTAGATCGCTTAGAAAAACGGGGGTAATCCCTCTTTTTTACTTACATTGTAGATAAAAAAAGAGAAACCTTGTGACCTTTGAAAAAGGACAGGGTTTCTCGACACTCTGAACCGCGTATAACGGGGTTCAGAGTGCTAATAGGTTTACACGACTCTAACTCTTATTTAGTCAACCTCACAACTACCATAATCTCGAATCATTTGTTCTTGCACTTTTTCAACGGGGAATCCTTCCTTAAAGGTCATCATCATTAACATTGCGCCTTGGAGCGCAGAAGAGAAAGAAAGCGATCTCATTCTTGGTTCGTTCACACCTAACTGCTCGAAAATACGGCACTGCACTTCGAATTGCTTCCGTGATTCCTCATTCAGTAGCTTACTATAAGCAGCAAGCACTTCATCGTCTTCCGGATGCGTTTGCAAATTCAAATAAAAACGATAGACTTCGGGGCGCTGATATACGTTACGAAGCGCACCCTCCACAATATATCGCAGCTGCTCAACTGGCGTCTTCTGCACAGTTGCCGCTCCCATAACTTCCGCAATTTCACCGATCCGAATCTGGACCATCGCTGCAGTATGAATCTTGTCTTTAGCTGCTTAGCGTATACGTTCATTTTGTTTAGAGGTACGAGGCAAAGTTATATTCAACCCTCCACAAATTCAATAATATGACGACTAAGCTCTTCTGGATGTGTCAGCGTCGGCTTATGATCAACTCCATCCATCACGACAAATTGGATGTCTGTAACGACTTGAAAGTGTTCAGCGATTTGGTGCAAATCCAATGAATCTTCTTGACCGACAATAAAGCATGTCGGAACAGTAAGCTGGTCAAGCCGTTCAATTGCCGGCGGCTGCGGCCATACGGCTTCCGAAGTCCCCCATTCGAACATTTTAGCCATGTTATGCTTGTGCA harbors:
- a CDS encoding serine hydrolase domain-containing protein is translated as MLKQAWSQERLARLRTAIASHVERGALPGVVYAVSRRGETYVEAIGTMDVASDRPITRDAIFRMASLTKPVTAVAALILAEQGRLTLDEPIDRWLPELSERKVLRHPDGPLDDTVPAQRPITTRDLLTLKTGIGLVLKPPGSTPIQRAMEEAGIAPGPNLPLLPPDEWMKRLGSLPLIHHPGEEWMYDTGIDILGILIARASAQSLATFMHEHIFEPLRMKDTAFAVSAEQLHRLPASYETDWATGGLAIHDEPTSSRWLAPSVFSSGSSGLVSTVDDYLAFYNMLLNKGTFEGGRILSRSAVEMLGSSHLTPSQRLNNRLLLDDGGSWGMGVGVTVERTRWFEAGIFGWSGGTGTSAYIDPKNEWIGILLTQRMMDSAEPSPIFQEFWTAVNQAIND
- a CDS encoding TetR/AcrR family transcriptional regulator, producing MVQIRIGEIAEVMGAATVQKTPVEQLRYIVEGALRNVYQRPEVYRFYLNLQTHPEDDEVLAAYSKLLNEESRKQFEVQCRIFEQLGVNEPRMRSLSFSSALQGAMLMMMTFKEGFPVEKVQEQMIRDYGSCEVD
- a CDS encoding GNAT family N-acetyltransferase, translated to MYNHEKRTITTDRLMLRPFECSDAQRVYEFCNNYNIYKSTLTLPYPYPLECALSWIQTHEDHFNDNKLYEFAISDKRTNELYGAIALSNNQIHKNGELAYWIGEEYWGKGYATEGAKAIIEFAFVEKHYHKVYARYFASNPGSGRVMQKVGMVREGVLLQHVYKEDKFEDLIYYGIVNTGV